TAATCTTCGGGACGCTTCACCTGATCGGCCTTTCGATAATCCTTGCGCCCCTCTTCTTCAGGTTCTCTGTTAAGAATATCTACATCGCAGCTGCGATAATCCTCGCCGGACTGCTTATACAGGGCGTAAGCGGAGACCCTGCACTAACAATCATCGGAATACATACACCGGACTTTTCCACCCTGGATTATAAACCGCTGATCCCGTGGTTCGGTTATTTCCTCGCAGGTCTTGCGTTCTCGGCTTTCATGTACCCGGACGGAAGAGAAAGAATCCGTCTGAAATCTGTAAAGATACCTGCTCCCGAATTCATACAGCTGATCGGCAGGCATTCACTCATTATATACCTCGTTCACCAACCGGTGATCATACTCCTGCTTTCGCTAATCTCCGGAAAAATGCTGTTGTCTTTTTAATCAAAGACAGGCACATCACTAAAAGAATTCACGTCGAACAGGCCCCGGTTGGTGATCCTCAGTTCGGGGATTACAGTCAGTGCAAGGAATGAGAGATACATGAACGGATCTTTTAAAGGCGTCATCTCCTTAACCAATTCGTTTATACGGGCAAGTTCGTCAACAACAGATTCGTAGGGAAGATCCGACATTATCCCGCCGCATTCGAACGGGAGAACTGCTGATTTTTCACCGCAGACTGCCGCCATTCCGCCCCTGCCGGAAGCCACGCATCTTATCGCTTCGATGATCTCCTCATCGGACACTCCGACGGCGACCACATTATGGCAGTCGTGGGATACGCTGGATGCGATCGCACCCCTCTTCAGACCGAAGCCCTTTACAAGCCCGGTGCCGAATCCCCCGCCCCTGTACCTGTCGCAGACTACGACCTTCAGGATATCGTTATCCAGATCCGGAACGGAACCTCCGTCGAGTTTGATGTCGAGCCTCTTCGTGAGGATCTCCCCTTCGACGATCGAGATGACCTTTGCCGTCCCCGCTCCTTTTATCCGCATTCCGCTCTTTTCCGGCACGCGAAGATTGAAATCATATTTGATCCTGCCCGGAGGAGAGTGGCCGGGATCGGTGAACTCTTTGCCGCCGACGTATGTCTTTCGGACTTCAAATACATCCGAATCATCGATTATACAGAAGTCGGCCCTCCTTCCGGGAGATACCGCACCACGATCGTACAGGCGGAAATGATCTGAGGC
Above is a window of Methanolacinia paynteri DNA encoding:
- a CDS encoding DUF1624 domain-containing protein; translation: MNNGTVIRRIPEIDLFRGTAVLMMILFHTVFDLYYFGLFNIDIHSGFWGGFGYITGFLFVFIAGISAWISRMRAECRLDEKGIMIKFLKRGLFIFSIGLGITAVTWFFAPKSAIIFGTLHLIGLSIILAPLFFRFSVKNIYIAAAIILAGLLIQGVSGDPALTIIGIHTPDFSTLDYKPLIPWFGYFLAGLAFSAFMYPDGRERIRLKSVKIPAPEFIQLIGRHSLIIYLVHQPVIILLLSLISGKMLLSF
- a CDS encoding adenine deaminase C-terminal domain-containing protein produces the protein CVPATPADMGGAVIGPEDIRRFSGRRHIIGLGEMMNYPGVISGQDDVYEKLEIFDIIDGHCPGLSGKELNAYVMQGIGSEHECTNLSEAREKLKAGMHIFMREGSTEKNLKALAPLIDDITVSRCSFATDDRHADMLCNSGHIDDCIRKAIGYGIRPELAYRMATLSASDHFRLYDRGAVSPGRRADFCIIDDSDVFEVRKTYVGGKEFTDPGHSPPGRIKYDFNLRVPEKSGMRIKGAGTAKVISIVEGEILTKRLDIKLDGGSVPDLDNDILKVVVCDRYRGGGFGTGLVKGFGLKRGAIASSVSHDCHNVVAVGVSDEEIIEAIRCVASGRGGMAAVCGEKSAVLPFECGGIMSDLPYESVVDELARINELVKEMTPLKDPFMYLSFLALTVIPELRITNRGLFDVNSFSDVPVFD